The following DNA comes from Papaver somniferum cultivar HN1 chromosome 4, ASM357369v1, whole genome shotgun sequence.
TTTAACATGCCATTAACCATAACATCACATTTAACATGCCATGAAGCACTGCAACAGCATGGCGGTGTACCAGTATTTACACACAAACAACAATTCTTACAAAAATCGCTAAAAAACAGACAGAGCATGAAATGAAGCACTGCAACAGTATGATGGTGTACCAATATTTACACACAAACAACAATTCTTACAAAAATTGGTCTAAAACACACAGAACATGAAATGAAGCACTGCAACAGCATTTTGGTGTACCAGTATTTACACACAAACAACAATTCTTACAAAAATTGGTCTAAAACACACATAACATGAAATGAAGCACTGCAACAGCATGGTGGTGTACTAGTATTTACACACAAACAACATTTTTTACAAAAATTGGTCTGAAACACACAGAACTGGACATGAAACAGTacaacaacatggcggtgtaaaaatctgtacacaccaacaacaaaaatcataaaattgctcaaaaatatgCTGAACTGGACATGAAACTCTgcaacaacatggcggtgtacagatctgtacacatATACAAGAAATATCATAAAAATTACTCAAAAACAGACAGAACTGGACTTGAATTGTTACCTTTTTTTTCTGTTAACAGTtgttgaagtctttgaagtctttgatttcttcttatctgGTGATGTTTCTGGTACTAAAATTGATTTTGAAGGCTTTGttgtctttgatttcttcttaactggtgatgtttttgaagtttctGCTACTGATTTTGATGTTGAAACTTCTAATCCTCTCTTAGATCTAGTTTTCGGACCTGTTGATTTTTCGAATTTCTTCTGCAGTTAGGGATGAAATTTATTTTGAATCCTTCAATGCTTACTTCGATCTCGTTGTTGGTGAAGTTGATTTCTAGATTTCTGCTGCTTCAACTGTTggattttcttcttctgtttcttcttctgttGATGTTGAAAATTCAACTGTTGGTGTGTTTGTCTTTGAAACTACTTTGTTGCCTTTCGCCATTATTTTTCAGATTGTTTAACAATCTAGTTGTTTTGATTAGGGTTTTAGTCTGTAATTTTTCTAGGGTATGGACGCAAAAtttcttctgaatttttttttcttctgaagtttctgataaaGCAAAAATGGTGCAGTTAAAGATTTGTCCGTTACGCCGGTTTTAATCAGTTTTTAATGAATGCTAACATGTCGCACCCACGTTGATTGTTTCAGTTAGAAAACTGAATCATTTCATTGCACGTGTGCTTTAATAAAAGCGTGCGAGGGGTAGcatagacttaatacaattttTGGATTAAATTGTACCTAGTCAACTAGGTCTGGACTAATCTGTTTCTTTTGGGGAGGTTTTGGACTGAACCGTTTTTTTCCCAATGCAAAACTAATAACTAAAATTCGTGTTGGTATCCCAACAGAATACGAATAACACAAGAAAAAGATGTCGATTTCTACCGAGCAAAAAACATCAAGATATATCGGGTCAATATATTTAATGCTCATTGTCCGGCCGATTATTTGGCCACTGAACAATGACATGGCATGTCAAGAATCTGCTTAGGCATACCCCATTAGACAAAGTTCGCGATGACCATATGTAGAATGCACTAGAATAACCGGACGGAGATGACCCAATAAGCCTTGCGCCTCCACGCTAATTTCTTCCTTACGATCCCTGGGTTTTTTCCAATATCACTGGTTGTGGAAAGGTACCCAGTCGAGTCGGTCCGCATCATTCACCTACTGTCTTCGCGATCCAAAAGCCTAGATTTTATCAATTCTGATAAGGACTCCTCACGTGTAGCcttgttgggtctaacacgtggacaattaaattgggtgacgcggagtaaaagcgcggtcaatgactcgtcgcaaatagccttctctgataccatgttaaagtctgcgggcatccaactcaaaaccaattggcaataagtggagAGATCCTAAgaaattataaaccgcaggattttAAATTGCCcagcaatgtgggactaataatcttaaCACTCTTTAAACGCAAAAAGGTGGAGACGTGTATATATGCCCTTGGTTGATCATCTCTCGCAAATACACGTTTCAGTTATAAATTTGCTGCAAGCAGTACCATTGATGAGGACCGAAAATGAGAATTTGCGAATGCAAACCATTAAACCATTTCCTCCAATTGAAGCCAAAACCTTCAACACTTATTCCATAAAGGACCATTTAACTCCCAGAAATTTGGACTTGATTCTCGAGTCGAAGCATTCGTTGGCTATAAGGATGCTATCAAGAATTTGACGACCCTTCACGAAGGCCGATTGGTGGTTGGATCTAAGCTTTGGGAAGAAAATTTTCATGATATCGGCGAGAACTTTAACAATTACCTTGTAATCATTTCTCTCGAATTCACGGACCACATTGATAACATCAGTCTTCATGAAATCCCACAACTCAATAAACATGCTAACGTGAAAAATCCATCTGGTTCCGAGGCCTTATCTTGACCCAAGTTGGTAAGTGCAAGTAACACTTCATCGTCCTATATTTTTCTTTCTAATCAGGAAGCATCAGAGCGCAAGCTTTCTGAAATTCATACCGGCAGAGAGATGTTCAAGTTCAAAGAATATTGAAATCTTGACTTGAAATGCCCTACAATGTGGTCTTTAATCTCTGCCTTATCCTCCACCAAGTGTCATTGATGTGAAGTCTCGCCACATTGTTCCTTCTTCTATCTTTAGCCAACTTGTGAAAGTACTTAGTATTACAATAGCCATGCTGGAACCATTGAGCTCGAGACTTGTTAAGCCAATGTAAGTAAATCATATCTGTCACCTGCCGATATTGAAACCTAAGATGGGACCGAGTAGTTAGGTGAAAAGGAGTTACAGTTCTATCATCATCCAGTTGATCTGAAACAAAGTAAACATTATGGCTCAAGTATGCGAAGAAACTCCTGACAAATCTTTAAGGGGGAAGGAGTTTAACATGCCTTAAATCTAATCTCGATGACATTTCAGGAAAAGAATATATATGGATTTTATAACCAGAAGCATGTGTACGCGATCTTAAGTACTACTTATTATGGTACATATGAAAAATTATCAGTAGTTCAGTGGACTGGATATTATGGTACATATGCAAAATTATCACCAAGTGGACTGAAAGCGAGTAAATAAGTTGTATTTCAGGTGTCTGAATCTCTGTATGCACAGTTTTTAAAATACTTGGgttagatgtttaagtttaacatGATTCATAACTATCGTAGGTGGTGGTAGTTGGCCCAATAAGTACTTGGgttagatgtttaagtttaacatGATTCATAACTatcgtaggtggtggtggttctagtGGTGGAGGCGAAGGAGGTGATGTTGTGCTGGAACCAGCGGTAGTGATGGCGGGGGAGATGGTTGTTCTGGCGGCACCACTAGTAGTGAAGATGGTGGTAGGTAGCGTTGGTTGTTATGGGACAATTTCATGGAGGGGCAGTCACGTCAGTTCAAATGGGACACCAAATTTTGGTTACCAACACCAAACAAAATCTAATCTTTGTGCTTCAaattggaaaaaaagaagaaaaaaatcaattgtCACGTTGACACAAAATCACCATATATAGAATGATGAATgagcttcgctcggtcggcctaaTGAATTGGTCCGTAATATTATAGGTGTTGGTATTACATTCAGGTCTGTGCTTCTTCTACTGATTCTCTCAACTGTAGTAGTCCAAGCACATGTGAAGTTTGTGTTGGTATTTTGTCATACTCGCTTGTCATGTTTGGTATGTCCACCAACAAGTGACCATCTCCAGTTTGGGTTATATGGAAGAAAGCAGGTAATACAACTCTTACATACTGTAATGCACACTCTAGCTGTGTCCAAGTCAGTGGCCTATGCAAGTACGGTTCTGTGGTTCACACTGAATTGCACATCCGATGTGCTGGCTAGTTTCCACCTTCAGATTCTAGAGCAGTTGGATGATCTCAGAGGAAATGGCTACTACAAGCTCAAGCAACTTGCACCAATTGCTAGTGGTCAGCTCGAGGGGAAACTTGTGCGCACAGTCAGGTTGGGACTTTAGTGAGCAGGCTACCAGATCGATTCACACCACAACTGCTCCAGCCCTTGTCATCATCTGCCCATTATCGTATGCGAGAAACTGCTCAACGGTGGTCAGAAAGCTACATCAGTCTTTGTACACACATACAAGCCTGGCGGCTGAAATTCTCGTCAGATATTAGAGTTGTTCTGTGTTaccttcatccttgaggacaaggatggttTCAAGGGGAGTGGAATGTCATGTGACAGGGGTGCCCATTATAGTATGTGTGTAGGTACTTAGTCAGTTGTAATGAGGGGCTTGGATTAGCCCACGTGGATAGTTAGTGATCGTCGGAtattgagagatagagaaagagagagagaatgaGAATGAGATATATACTCTCATATCATGTAATGAAACTCTAATGAGAAGATTTATgaatagaatagtttagtttagcAACTAGGCTTGGTTCACTATGAATCAAGAGGTTATTTACTCAAATGATGATCCAAACCCCGTAGTTGTACATCCAGGTACAATACAGTTATCAATAGTGGGGGATAAGGATTTCAAGCACGCTGAAATGAATAAATGATTTTCTGTCATCCCAGATGACTCACCCTTCCCCAAGTTCAAAAACATTTCCATTTTCCATTTCCGTCCATCCCTCGGCAAAGATGATAGAGCATTTTAGACCCTAAAAACACACTAGATATATATATCAAAACAAGTTCTAGTGTCTATATGATCATGACAGTGATTCTAATCAAAATGCCAATCTCTGCACCGCGGACCACCATAGTCAAATCCTATAAATTCTGTAGGGGTTCGTAACCAACGAGTAAAAGTAAAGCTGAAAGTTGTGATTGTTATGAGAACACGAGGAAGAAAATCAAACACTAATAACCCATAATCATCGAATTTTCAACAAATGGTAAAGTTAATACTAATAATCCATAATCATCATCAATTGGATCAAAAGGTCTAATGCCTAATAATAACAAGCCAGAGAACCAACACAGGTAAGAATAAAGACTGAGTATTCTTCTCCACACCAGAAGGTACCGAAGGAGGAGTATCCATAGAGGGAGGGGGAGTATCAATGGACCTTGAGTTGGTCTGGGTTTTGTTGTATGTAGTGGTGGTAGTAGTAGTGTTGCACTCTGCTACATTTCCAACTTTTGTACAGTTCTTTTCTATCACCTCCctggatgaatttgtctgggctggaGGTGGGGGTGCTGCATAGTAGGTGTTTGTAAGGTAGAATTGTTTTGCCAAAGACTTGTTGTTGGGGTATACTGATTCATGGTATGCTGAGGGATGGGATGACTTATGCAAGTAAGGAGAAGGTACTGGAGATGGTGGGAAAGGAGAAGAATATGGATAACTGGTTGTTGAAACGTTCTGTGAGCATTCATAGATTGAAATTTTTGAAGCATATGCAAACGGTTTAGCTTGGAGAGCAACCACATGGTTGTCCTTGGCCTTGACTTGAAGCAGCGCACCATTCTTTCCACCATTCAGATCAGCAGAAACGTTGCAGGCTGAACCCTTTGGTGCTGCATGAAGCTTGGCCTTGCAAACCGCTCCTCCATATTTGGCATCGTTGAAACTTTCAATTCTGACACTGTAATTACCATGAATTCCTGTCTTTCCATAGCTAACAAATTGTTTGCCTCCTCCTGCTTGACAGGTGACTTGTACAACAGCACCTGTTTCCATCAAAACACATTAAAATGCTAAACAGTTGGACATCGTGCATAATTAGCACCGTAATTAGGAACCATGAATCAGAATTAGCAAAATCTAAGATGAATTATGTATTCTGAGTACCTTCAAGATGATTCCTTTTCGAATTGATTCCATAGCATGGGTAACAGTAAATCATTCCATCAGATGTAATTTGAAGAGGTGAATCTGAAAATGTTACAATCAGAAAACATTAGTATCTTCTTATATAGTTTGAAATAAGATTTGAGTAGAGTACTAGTAATCTTTAATTTACCTTCAAATTCTGAGTTTGCATATGATGCATAATTGATCTTAGATTCTACACCTAATCCTAATGCAGCAATCACTACCATCCATATTAGTAGAACTCTGCAGTTCTCCATTGCAAATTCCTGAAAAGAAGAAGACATTAAGAAGATGAGATACAACTTAAACATGAGATAAcataattattattatatatatgcaaagataacaaaaacttacagtataaaaaagaaaaatgttaaACCTAAAAGTAGTATAAGATAATGAATTGACACAAAAAATTTGTTGAATGCAgcaagatggagatgaagaaaattttaaGAGTACTAGCAAGATTGATTGAAGTACTATTCTGTTGTTTGCTACTATTTTGCAAATTTTCAACCGAGAGCATAATCTCTACCAAAGTATAATTGATCTTGAAGTAGAACAAATTGAAACCAAAGTAGAACAAATTTGCAAACAAACTACTATAAACTCATCATAAATTTTACGTCGAAACTCTAATCCTAAATTTTCCAGTTAGAATAGAGAACAAAATTCATAACGTACCACGAATTTCTACCAAAGTGTTCTATTGTAACCCATCATGCATAGAATATACAAATTTGGGTTTAACTTACTTTGTTTACATGCATTCTTTAACATCAATCACTGACCCACAACACAATGAGATACTAACAACTACCACAGAAACATGATTTTAACTAGAATGCAAAGATAACAAAAAAATTTAAGAAGACCAAAGAGAAATTTATACCTAAGTAATATAAAAGCCACTAAGATGGAGGAGATGAAGATAATTTGAAAGTAGTAGCAAGACTGATTGCCGGTGTTTGTTTATATAGAGGTTGGTGTTAGTGAGATAGAGCAAGAAATGAAATTCATTTCACAATTCActcgaatttgaatttgaatttgcacAACTCTGATTTTAGTTTCAGTGTTAGCTTTTTCTTAGAATAGGTTTACTCTCTTTTTGTTGATTGTTACCGGAAATGATGCTAGTGAGACTGACGGTGTTATGACTCATAACCTTTTACTATTTCGGCTCATCACTTCTCTTCTTGGTTAAGTTTGAAGTATTGTAGCTTTTCTTTTCTCTGATCTTCATTTATTTAAGCCATTACATTGAACCTAACACACTACCTTCCAAGACTGAATTCCTTAAACAGAAACCAAAACTGATTTTTGGCCAGATGAAAATGCTAAACAGCAGCTCTTGATGAGGCCATTCTTTTCATTTTATTACTTTTTTCTCTCTTACTTTTTCGCCACTTGAAAACCTTTCTCTTCTTGGTCAAGTGTTAAGTTTACTATCTTTTCTTTTCTCTGATCTTCAATTACGCCATTACATTCAACCTAACATATTACCTACCAACAATTACCTCCATGGAGTAATTGAGCaatgaagataattttgtagaaatAATTGTATCCACGTATTTTCAACCTCCGAGACCCAGAGTAAACACGCACAGACAGCTTAAATTACTTTGCTGGTCTTTGTTGGTGAACGTTACCATTAAATTTCATTTCACCAATTGAATTTCATGTCACAATTTCTTAGTTTAGGGTTTCTCTTTGTTGGTGATTGTTACTTGAAATGGTGTTAGTGTGTGTACACTTCCAAGAAGTTTCTACTTAAACCTTCGCTCAGGCCATGAAATGGTACTTCTACACGCCACCCACTTTCGCAGAAACAACAAAACTGAGCCAGAATTGATTTTTACCAGCTGAGAATGCTAAATATATAGCTCTTTGATATGGGGCAAATCAAATGTCACGTCTATTTATTACTTTATTATcatttttgttttactttttgaCTTTTAAACCGCCCTGACTAAGCAGTGCAGTACCCTCAAAGTTTTACCTCTTTACTTTTTATCTCATCACTTGCCAACAgtttgttggattaacttcaacatagaagtcactaacaagctcgTTAGGACaaaattaggaaattgatgtaatcctaagggaattagaagtcatctagttctaagaaaaggaaagacatgtaataaggtaataggactaggaaaaggaattcatagttctatatatatatgatcaccaaagttgtggttgatcatatgagcaagattagagcttgtgtttagttttgagagattttctaaacatcaataaagagagttgtctttatataagctaagtttcatcttgcagttgccattaattggtatcagagcttgtttctgagccatggaaaacgaaaccaccattgtgggtgtaaAACaattcacgccaccatcaatacaagttacaatcctcaacgccacaaaatacacagtatgggccatgagaatgaaggtactgatgaaaatctacaaagtttgggaaacaattgatcctggtacattggacccagacaaaaacaatgttgccattggattactctttcaagcaataccagaatgtcttgttctacaagttggtgaacaggaaacttcaaagaaaatttgggaagcAATAAAGGCacataatctcggagctgatcgagttaaagatgCCCgtatgcaaaccttaatgtctgaattttaaagagtgaagatgaaagacactgatactattgatagcttagcaggaaagctatcagataTAGCCTCAAAacctgcgtcacttggacaatacattgatgaagataaactggtaaagaaatttctcaatagtttaccaagatccaagtatattcaaatcatagcttctctcgaacaattcttagatttaaagaagactagctatgaagatataattggaagattgaaagcatatgaagagagaatccttgatgaagaaaacaatggagaaactcaaggaaaactcttgtacacaaactcttaccaacaaaattctgcgacaagaggaagaggtcgtggaagaggtggtagagtaaacagaggccgagaaaggggaggaaggtttagctcacaagatagaacaacaagtcagaatgatcaaaaccaagggaaagaaaagaaggatagatcaaacattatttgttacaaatGTGATAAACcgggacacttctcctctgtatgccctaaaagaatacaaaagatggaagaagcaaacaagaatgaaacaagggaagcagatacagctcttttcatgcacgaagttgtattcttaaaccaAGGGAAAGTAATAcaaaagaactacgaatcaaaggatggagaagaaggaatctggtatttagataatggagccagcaatcacatgactggtaagagacactacttttctgaactcaatgagaaaatcaaaggacaagtgaagtttggggatggatcttctgtagaaattgaagggaaaggatcgaTTAtgtttcagagcaagaccggagaacagaagattgtcacaaacatctacttcatcccaaacttacaaagcaacattctaagtttaggacaagctacagaagttggatgtgatgttagaatgcgacaagattatctaacagttcatgacccaagtggaagacttttagttagagtctcacgctcacataatagactctacaagataagtctcatgattggaaggctattgtgtctgaatatgagactggaagatcagacatggaagtggcacgcaaggttaggacacataagtttcagaaccttaaaaattatgtctcagaacaagatggttcgagggctaccacagataaacgatgaatcaaggatctgtgaatcatgtttagttgggaaacaaacgcgtcaaggttttccaaaagcaacaacattcagagtggTAGTAAGTCGCGGCGTGGtgttcgatgaaaaagcaaactggaactggaaagaaactaatgatggaccaagtagggatccaggaatgtttcacatgagatggggtcaagtaattgatgaaggcgaaggacccataatcatcaataccaatggagacaatgatgttaatcaagaagaagaagagaataatgaaaacactgagaataacgaagaagtagaagaagaagaagaagaagaagaagaagaagaagagatcgatgaaataactcaacccattccactgcgaaattaacaagacagatacaaaagccacagtacctggaggattatgttcttcaagatgcagaagaatgtgagattatgctactttctgttaatgatgaaccaaggaattttcaggaagcaaaggtctcgactaaatggacacaagcatgtagagaagaaattatttcaatcaacagaaacaagacttggtttctagttgataagccaggtggggtaaaagtgattggtcttaagtggatcttcaaaataaaacagaatgctgatggtactgtcaataaatacaaagcaaggcttgtagctaaaggatatgtacaagaatcaggcatagatttttatgaagtttttgcaccagttgctagaattgaaataatacgcttattaattgcagaggcagcatcaaactcatgggaaattcaccacttagacgttaagacagcattcttacatggtgaattgcgag
Coding sequences within:
- the LOC113274176 gene encoding uncharacterized protein LOC113274176 → MENCRVLLIWMVVIAALGLGVESKINYASYANSEFEDSPLQITSDGMIYCYPCYGINSKRNHLEGAVVQVTCQAGGGKQFVSYGKTGIHGNYSVRIESFNDAKYGGAVCKAKLHAAPKGSACNVSADLNGGKNGALLQVKAKDNHVVALQAKPFAYASKISIYECSQNVSTTSYPYSSPFPPSPVPSPYLHKSSHPSAYHESVYPNNKSLAKQFYLTNTYYAAPPPPAQTNSSREVIEKNCTKVGNVAECNTTTTTTTYNKTQTNSRSIDTPPPSMDTPPSVPSGVEKNTQSLFLPVLVLWLVIIRH